TGAGATCTGCTTCACTCTCTTGTATCTCTAGTTTGTAAACCCCAGTCATACTCTACGATTAAACTCACTTCAAGTTTTATAGCATCTGTCGTTTGCTTTTGAAGAATTGGTATAATCACCTCGATCGTGGAACTGATGCAGTTCACCGCCACCGAGTTTGAGAGCCTGCCGCAGCCGCTTTTCATCTTGTTGGGGCTGGGCAAATCCTTCCGTGCGTTGAGCAACTAGATCGTAGAGCGATCGCATTTCTGGCGTAATGCCCTTAAACTGTAATTTTTCAACCGGAACCTGTTGTTTGAGATTGGATTGCAGAGTTTCCGCGATCGCAGGATCATCACGGCGATCGACTTCCTCGAACCAGCAAGAAGCTCCATTCCAACGAGAGATAATCTGCTCAAAGGTGTCTCCTTCTGTCACCAGATGCACAGGTACGGGTTTAACGGTTTTGAAGCGTTGGCGCATATCCGCTTCGTTGACTGGATAGGCTAACCAAGTTTGGTTGTGCAGACGATAGGCCAATCGCAGACGAAGGGCAGAAAAATGCTGGAGATAAGCGGCAATGTCAGGCAGATCGGCCTCTGCAATCAAAGTGGCAGTTTGTTGATCGACAGGTTGAAAGAGACCCCAACCCTCAAATTGACGGGGCTGAGGGACCAACGTGTAAACTATGCCAGCAACCCGTGTGCGCACTTTCCCACCTTTGACGCAAGGTGCAAGAAATTGAGTTGTGTGCAGTTGTACTTCAGCACTAGCAATTTGGTTAAGGAGAGTGCGGATATCCATAGAAGTTTAAGCCTAAATCTTCAAGTCAGCCATCATGCCAAAATGATCGGAGGGATAGAGAGTACGGCTGTTTGGAGCGGGTTGGTTCAAAATCAGTTGGCAATTTTGTACTTGCACAGCATGATTGACGAAAATGTAGTCTAAAGTACCCCGCCAAGGACGAAGCGTGCGGTTAAAGTACAAATTTCGCAAGGCGTGCCAGAGTACTTTTTGCCAATTACGGCGCACCAAGGGAGTAGGGCAGGTATATTCTGGTTCATGACCATGATGTGTGGCATAAGCAGATGTAAAGCGCTGTCGCATCAGGGCGATCGCTGGAGCGTCTGGTGTGCCGTTAAAATCTCCGACCGCAACAATCGGTAGGTCTGGTGGCAGTTTCCCTAACCAATCCAGAACTTGCTGCACTTGGATATCTCTTTGAGGGTGAGAGCCAGGATACCAATAATAGTGCCCGTTGCAAAAAAACAAAGGCTGTCCATCAATCCTGACCTCAACACATTGAGCTACTCGTCGCTGCCCCTGCAAAGCCAGCATTTTCTGCTCGACAAAGGGGTGACGGCTGAGAATTGCAATTCCATCGTGCGCCTGCTGTTCTGCATTGCTGGTTTTAGGAACCAAATACACATAAGGCATGCTCAGTTGTTCTGCTAACCAAGCACTTGTATCTTCAGGTAATTTGACTTCTTGCAAAGCGATTAGGTCAGCTTGCTCTGCTGCTAATCCACGTACTAGCAAGTCTCGGCGTTGCTGCCACTCTGTTAAGTCGAAAAGAATATTGATGGTAATGACTTTAACCATAGTTCGCACTGCATTCTCTTTTATCCTCCTACATCTCTACATTGCCCCGCAAAGTTTCGCGCACTGCCATCAAAATCTGTCCTAATTTATTCTTGCCGCTGCCGTCTTTGCCACAGCCCCAGTAGTAATCAACCGGGGAGTTTTCCACTAGCATTGCATCTCCGGTTGCCAGCAAGATGTCTCGAATGTCTGCATGGGCTTTAAACTTTTGCAACACTGCTTTTCGCATCACGTCATCCTTCACCTGTTTCCAATCAGGACGAAGAGGAAGCGTGCGATCGCGTCCCATATTCGCTGCATCTTTAGGAGTTTTGGTCTGTCTTACCTTTTCCAAATAGGGTGTACCAATAAACTTCTGGGCTTGAAAGTAATGCTCACTCGTCGCCCAATACAAATCGTCCAACATGAAGCCATGTGCTGAGAAATTAGAGAAGCAACCGTAGGGCTTTTCGCGTTCAACGTAAAAATAAATGGTCATGGTTGCTCCCTCAATTAATCAATCTCCTGCGTGCAAGTTGGCAGAGCATGATTGCGTTTTCTCAGCTACTAAAGGAACTCCGCTGGTGAGTTGTTACACACTCTTTTAAGGATGGCTACTTTTAAGCCCACCTCCCAGGTTCTTTGCACTCCTCGTTCACAAACGCCCACTGCACTAGGGCAGCGTTACCGTTCCTCTCGTACTCAGTATGTAGGCTCTAAAGGTTAGGGCACGCAGGAGATAAAGATGATTTAATACATACTACAAATACTACAGTAGTGATTTCGAATTGTCTAGGGCGATCGCTCACATCACCTACATCTTTACACCGCTCATCATGATTGCTCCATTAAACTATTGCTTCAACGGTTGATAACTGAAGACGTTTAGCAACCTCTAAATCAGCCAGAGGATAAACTACCTCACTGGGAACGCTCAGTTGCGCCCAATTTCCAGCCTGAACAAATGGATATTGCTCTCGAACAAACGGGGACATATCTTCAATACTTACAATCCAATCACGGGCATATTGGTCTAGCACTTCACCCCGTAACCCCAATTGAATCGCGCGTCGCTCTAGCTTGGCACCAGATGGATGATGATCTGGATCCCACTGCAACCGCACTGAGGATTGAGCAACAGCTTGTTTCCACTCCGCTTCACTGGAGTAAACCTCTGGAACAAAGCTAGAATGGACGGCTTCTGCCAGCAGCGTATCAAAGGCCGATCGCTTGATCCGAATTGCTAGGATGACTTCCTGGCCTACCTTGGTGCCCCAGCCAGA
This is a stretch of genomic DNA from Trichocoleus sp. FACHB-46. It encodes these proteins:
- a CDS encoding endonuclease/exonuclease/phosphatase family protein, giving the protein MVKVITINILFDLTEWQQRRDLLVRGLAAEQADLIALQEVKLPEDTSAWLAEQLSMPYVYLVPKTSNAEQQAHDGIAILSRHPFVEQKMLALQGQRRVAQCVEVRIDGQPLFFCNGHYYWYPGSHPQRDIQVQQVLDWLGKLPPDLPIVAVGDFNGTPDAPAIALMRQRFTSAYATHHGHEPEYTCPTPLVRRNWQKVLWHALRNLYFNRTLRPWRGTLDYIFVNHAVQVQNCQLILNQPAPNSRTLYPSDHFGMMADLKI
- a CDS encoding NADAR family protein yields the protein MTIYFYVEREKPYGCFSNFSAHGFMLDDLYWATSEHYFQAQKFIGTPYLEKVRQTKTPKDAANMGRDRTLPLRPDWKQVKDDVMRKAVLQKFKAHADIRDILLATGDAMLVENSPVDYYWGCGKDGSGKNKLGQILMAVRETLRGNVEM
- a CDS encoding DUF4291 family protein, whose amino-acid sequence is MKLWAENYSTSILRLPKTGRHIIAQYDETSVVVYQAYRPAIAHFALEHGYFGGEFSLNRMSWIKPNFLWMMYRSGWGTKVGQEVILAIRIKRSAFDTLLAEAVHSSFVPEVYSSEAEWKQAVAQSSVRLQWDPDHHPSGAKLERRAIQLGLRGEVLDQYARDWIVSIEDMSPFVREQYPFVQAGNWAQLSVPSEVVYPLADLEVAKRLQLSTVEAIV